One genomic window of Paramormyrops kingsleyae isolate MSU_618 chromosome 20, PKINGS_0.4, whole genome shotgun sequence includes the following:
- the ube2m gene encoding NEDD8-conjugating enzyme Ubc12, whose translation MIKLFSLKQQKKDEESAGGTRAGAGGKKASAAQLRIQKDINELNLPKTCEIVFPDQDDLLNFKLIISPDEGFYKGGRFVFSFKVGQGYPHDPPKVKCETMVYHPNIDLEGNVCLNILREDWKPVLTINSIIYGLQYLFLEPNPEDPLNKDAAEVLQTNRRLFEQNVQRSLRGGYVGATYFERCLK comes from the exons atgattaagctCTTTTCGCTGAAGCAGCAGAAGAAAGACGAGGAATCGGCGGGAGGAACTAGAGCTGGAGCCGGGGGCAAGAAGGCGAGCGCGGCCCAGCTCCGGATACAGAAAG ATATAAATGAGCTCAACCTCCCAAAGACCTGTGAGATTGTTTTCCCTGATCAGGATGATCTACTGAATTTCAAACTCATCATCTCTCCAGATGAG GGATTTTACAAAGGTGGACGGTTTGTCTTCAGCTTTAAG gtgggACAAGGATATCCACATGATCCTCCGAAAGTGAAGTGCGAGACCATGGTGTACCATCCCAACATTGACCTGGAAGGCAACGTCTGCTTGAATATCTTGAG AGAGGACTGGAAACCTGTGTTGACAATTAACTCCATCATCTACGGATTACAGTATCTGTTTTTG GAACCCAACCCAGAAGATCCCCTGAATAAAGACGCAGCAGAGGTCCTTCAGACAAACAGGAGGCTGTTTGAGCAGAATGTACAGAGATCACTGAGGGGTGGATATGTTGGGGCGACTTACTTTGAACGATGTCTTAAATAA
- the chmp2a gene encoding charged multivesicular body protein 2a, whose translation MEFLFGKRKTPEEMLRQNQRALNRAMRDLDRERQRLEQQEKKIIADIKKMAKQGQMDAVKIMAKDLVRTRRYVKKFIMMRANIQAVSLKIQTLKSNNSMAQAMKGVTKAMATMNRQLKLPQIQKIMMEFERQSEIMDMKEEMMNDAIDDAMGDEDDEEESDAVVSQVLDELGLNLSAELSNLPSTGGSLSVAAGKKAEPQAAMADADADLEERLNNLRRD comes from the exons ATGGAGTTCTTATTTGGAAAGCGGAAGACCCCAGAAGAGATGCTGAGGCAAAACCAGAGAGCTCTGAACAGGGCCATGAGAGACCTGGACAGGGAACGACAGAGATTGGAACAGCAAGAGAAGAAAATAATTGCAGACATTAAGAAGATGGCAAAGCAGGGACAGATG GATGCAGTGAAGATCATGGCGAAGGATCTTGTTCGCACTAGACGCTATGTGAAGAAGTTCATCATGATGAGGGCGAACATCCAGGCTGTCAGTCTGAAGATTCAGACGCTGAAGTCTAACAACAGCATGGCGCAGGCCATGAAGGGAGTGACCAAAGCTATGGCCACCATGAACAGACAG CTAAAGTTACCTCAGATTCAGAAGATTATGATGGAGTTTGAACGACAGAGTGAAATTATGGACATGAAGGAAGAGATGATGAATGATGCAATTGATGATGCCATGGGGGATGAGGATGATGAGGAAGAAAG TGATGCTGTTGTTTCTCAAGTATTGGATGAATTGGGCCTGAATCTCTCAGCTGAACTGTCAA ACCTCCCGTCAACTGGGGGCAGTCTGTCAGTGGCCGCTGGAAAGAAAGCAGAACCACAAGCAGCTATGGCTGATGCAGATGCCGATTTGGAAGAGAGACTGAATAACCTCAGGAGAGACTGA